The following is a genomic window from Anaerolineae bacterium.
TGTCCGAGAGTTCGGTCATCGCAGTGCTCCGGCACGCGTGGGGCGGCGATACGGGTTGGTGTTACTCCTCCCCCGTCAGATCGACACCGGTGATCGTCGAGTCCGTCACATTGTTGGTCTCAACTTTGCTATAGATGTTCTTGTTTTCGCCGGGCTTTGTTTGCACGCCGGTGATTCTCGCACCTTTTACGTCGCCGGTCTTGATGTAACTGACGACTTGGGGCCGGCCCATGATGCCGGCGACCTGCTCGGCCAGGGCGGGGTCCGCCTCCAATGCCTTCCGGACGGCCAGGCGCAGGGCGGCCTGGGCATCCGGGTCATCGGGGCGGCCGGCGAGTTCCTGGGCGGCCTCTTCCACGCGGCTGCGCGAGCGCAGTTTCTCCCACAGCTCCGCGAGGGATTCCCAAGCCGCGCCGGCGGCGCGCCGGCCGGCTTCGACGGCCGCGCTTTGGAAGAAAGAGAGAATAACGGGCTGCAAAGCCTTTACCACCTGATCAGCCAGTTGCGCAATGGCCTGCGGGTCCATGATCCTCACCTCCTGGTCCCATTGCGGAACGGCCCGCTGTGCCGGCGGGGGAATGATACTGCTGGGAGTAATGTACCATGTGGACGCGGGGCTGTCAAAGGGTTGCGGATGTAGGCCGCTGTTATTCCTTCTCGTACGGGGTGCCGAGGGCCGCCGGCGCGGCGCCCCGCCGGCCGCCGGCCAGCAGGACGATGATGGTCAGGATATAGGGGAGCATCAACAGGAACTCGTAGGGGACCGCCTCGAAGCCCAGGGCCTGGAAGCGGAACTGCAGGGCATCGGCCAGGCCGAAGAGGACAGCGCCGGCCAGCGCCAGCCCGGGGTGCCAGCGGGAGAAGATGACCAGGGCGATGGCGATCCAGCCGCGGCCGGCGACCATGTTCTCCGTGAACAGCTTCATCTGCGCCACGCTCAGCACTGCCCCGCCCAGGCCGGCGAAGGCCGCGCCCAGGATGGTGCAGGCGTAACGGATGCCGGCGACATTCACCCCGGAGGTGTCCGCCGCAGACGGGTGTTCGCCCACCGCCCGCACCTTCAGCCCCCAGGTCGTCTCGAACAGCGCGATCCAGATCAGGATGACCAGCAGGACGGTGAGGTAGACCACGACATTATGGCGGAAGAGGATGTCCCCGAGGTAGGGGATATCGGAGAGGAGTGGGATGGGCATTTCCGGGAAGCCGGCGATGCGCGGGGGCCGCTGGGAGACGCCGAAGATCTGGCGGTAAAAGAAGTTGGCGGCGCCCTGGCCGAGGAGCACCAGGGAGATGCCGGCGATGACCTGGTTGACCT
Proteins encoded in this region:
- a CDS encoding ABC transporter permease, which produces MSWDNLLQAGFIISLITSGIRLAVPVLLAVLGEIITERAGVQNLGLEGIMAFGAFAGFAAAFATDSGILGLLAGILAGMLMGLLMGYFAVTLKVNQVIAGISLVLLGQGAANFFYRQIFGVSQRPPRIAGFPEMPIPLLSDIPYLGDILFRHNVVVYLTVLLVILIWIALFETTWGLKVRAVGEHPSAADTSGVNVAGIRYACTILGAAFAGLGGAVLSVAQMKLFTENMVAGRGWIAIALVIFSRWHPGLALAGAVLFGLADALQFRFQALGFEAVPYEFLLMLPYILTIIVLLAGGRRGAAPAALGTPYEKE